A single window of Scylla paramamosain isolate STU-SP2022 chromosome 27, ASM3559412v1, whole genome shotgun sequence DNA harbors:
- the LOC135113989 gene encoding zinc finger protein castor homolog 1-like isoform X5, giving the protein MLSIHVSYRVCGEYFIKDILVIFSGKHVSEAADRPRRGTRNPEERKLLESLKNNGVGGGGGEGGGEPPTPPHTPQRENINIATSEGIAIRPPPPPLDPLQQQALQARMLGGGNFSTLLTLAALQEGKGGHGVPLPPTLDPHKNIPTTPTTSTTVTPGLAGLSLGSVGPAPSQLLTGSMGVRDALAKPQIDYSRYVKPFSSALECGNLSCREHNLREHFHCLECSCKVFSKKEEMIRHFKWHKKRDESLQHGFMRYSPSDDCSDRFSNCSHNRKQTHYHCLKESCDKVYISTSDVQMHANYHRKDSAILQEGFQRFRASEDCGLPACAFSGQRTTHFHCMRSTCQYTFKNKADMEKHKTYHIKDEQLTKDGFKKFMKQEECPYEGCKFSRVVNHIHCIRPECNYVLHSSGQIFAHKRKHERQDHERAYRKYKLAQTMLGVPEGHPALAPLLHEALRPLGSYGGPLVNPLIGPMGGPLAGVPMCPSDQRSEDSSSPLGPCPTPSTPGTPGPMPSGLQRTPGFLMGGFPPPGLAESQHPLARLLGVTPPAAHGLFPGGSATSSASTPCSSSSGPASPVDLSLGMGAGEDRDWERWLRYIGRDDPCHPGCDLSNVEHWHCDECETVFRGRESAREHGRVHEQQTLITDEHYTMVTPADDPRPCPPDCPIQDHADHYHCNWESCGEAILAAGDKPFRRLEHFRMHDYARRLTLAAPGSGGPMGVASVTSVDAMFKRKRGRPPKNRVIEVWNDYLPVSSGHDSPQAIFTSFKLPKNSPPPHGAVGLPMGPHPMTPLGHLAQMGREASPPRLSIPCSTSTSCTTTTTISPCATAVPSATPGGPQPVLLPINGPLLVNPLQPQAEIMDGFYPFGEGVPCPDQLCPLLGRRHYHCAHPRCLYVTSHADVLTLHAHDFHENTPIPEGFIAIDRNIDCRSPNCQSNKVNKHYHCTRCGFSFVRYQTLESHAEKHQQEEEGGSSHSLGPQSPIYLKKPRPDSPMDTPAASGDPESPNKAQDFSPPVVKSSGTFYPLSPFPVSTPANMRPSSNSRGEAGALVTPIPPSSRPQNSTTYTLPVSGSLTITATRRSPLPPDMHSPIRDRMEQAESEERPDQESDQLRPMSQQGDLYPSRILPNLNREQAPLAAAAAAAAAAAAVALGSDWHIPERHPQYGPEFSCGRPFCKLKKKEHFHCQICNQAFSEYERLKPHLLKHATGGPMNPLGFSNTGDEEVEASAEQEEDGTNVQPKAEVNDHPSSPRSPINTSSFMGTTPSISISSPRQLNSNAINSSSGLTGPQTVPQFPLVYTQATSFPGLPSPFGPHLGMAGMFPGSLPRMLPPAAWQVHPTLAAMAHQNLMFPGVRPNGDLTHGSPGHGGLSGLHGSGPDPNPLLSSSLGTSPHLAMLGKRLGADDFNSQEAKKIRSNTSLRLLKDEPVPDGYIRFRFNEDCQYPHCGYREHQTHFHCMRKDCGYSFCDKTRFVQHTARHERLDTLMGGDFNQFRSNVSCGRPDCVYASMIGQQQNKASHFHCLKCDFVCTDTNKVVAHRRQHQKRDSINAAGFEKFTPSQPCGIQGCNHNQKQTHYHCLKCQYSVLGLSQMSAHKFRHLE; this is encoded by the exons CAGTGACTCCGGGGCTAGCGGGCCTGTCCTTGGGGTCCGTGGGGCCGGCACCCTCCCAGCTCCTCACCGGCAGCATGGGAGTGCGAGACGCCCTCGCCAAACCCCAAATCGATTATTCCCGCTATGTGAAGCCCTTCAGTTCGGCGCTTGAGTGCGGTAACCTCTCTTGCAGGGAACACAATTTAAG AGAACACTTCCATTGTCTCGAGTGCAGCTGCAAAGTGTTCagcaagaaggaggaaatgattcGACACTTCAAATGGCACAAGAAGCGGGATGAGAGCCTCCAGCACGGCTTCATGCGCTACTCTCCCTCAGACGACTGTAGTGACCGCTTCTCGAACTGCTCCCACAACCGAAAGCAAACGCATTACCACTGCCTCAAG GAGAGCTGCGACAAGGTTTACATAAGTACTTCAGACGTCCAGATGCACGCTAACTACCATCGCAAGGATTCAGCCATCTTGCAGGAGGGCTTCCAGAGGTTCCGCGCCTCTGAAGATTGCGGCCTGCCGGCGTGTGCCTTCAGCGGGCAGCGCACCACCCACTTCCATTGCATGAGGAGTACCTGCCAATACACCTTCAAAAACAAAGCTGATATGG AGAAGCATAAGACGTACCACATAAAGGATGAGCAACTCACCAAGGACGGCTTTAAAAAGTTTATGAAGCAAGAGGAATGTCCTTACGAAGGCTGCAAGTTTTCACGGGTCGTCAACCACATACACTGCATCAGACCGGAGTGTAACTACGTCCTGCACTCCTCCGGCCAGATCTTTGCCCACAAG agAAAACATGAACGCCAAGATCACGAGAGAGCTTACAGGAAATACAAGCTTGCGCAGACCATGCTTGGAGTACCTGAGGGTCATCCAGCCCTCGCTCCTCTCCTACACGAGGCACTGCGCCCTCTTGGTTCATATGGAGGACCCCTTGTCAATCCCCTTATTGGTCCTATGGGAGGCCCCTTGGCTGGTGTTCCCATGTGTCCTAGTGACCAGAGAAGTGAAGATTCCTCGTCCCCATTAGGGCCGTGTCCCACCCCCAGCACCCCTGGCACCCCTGGTCCCATGCCTTCCGGTCTTCAACGTACCCCCGGCTTCTTGATGGGGGGTTTTCCTCCACCAGGTCTTGCTGAATCCCAGCATCCGTTGGCACGCCTCTTGGGTGTTACTCCACCAGCAGCTCATGGCCTTTTCCCTGGGGGCTCTGCCACCAGCTCAGCGTCCACgccatgctcctcctcctcaggaccAGCATCTCCTGTAGACCTGAGCCTGGGAATGGGAGCTGGCGAGGACAGAGACTGGGAACGATGGCTGAGATACATCGGGAGAGACGACCCGTGTCACCCGGGCTGTGACTTATCCAACGTGGAGCACTGGCACTGTGATGAATGTGAGACAGTGTTCCGTGGCCGCGAGAGTGCACGGGAGCATGGACGAGTGCACGAGCAGCAAACACTGATCACTGATGAACATTACACCATGGTGACCCCGGCCGATGACCCTCGCCCCTGTCCCCCTGACTGCCCCATCCAGGACCACGCCGACCACTACCATTGTAACTGG gaaAGTTGTGGCGAGGCCATCCTGGCAGCAGGGGACAAACCCTTCCGCCGACTGGAGCACTTCAGGATGCACGACTACGCCCGCCGCCTCACTCTGGCAGCCCCGGGTTCAGGCGGTCCTATGGGTGTGGCCTCCGTCACTTCTGTCGACGCCATGTTCAAACGTAAACGCGGAAGACCGCCGAAGAACAGGGTGATCGAG GTGTGGAATGACTAC ctCCCGGTATCGAGTGGCCATGACTCTCCGCAAGCCATCTTTACCAGCTTTAAATTGCCTAAGaactctcctccacctcatggGGCAGTTGGATTACCTATGGGTCCACATCCCATGACGCCACTGGGACACTTAGCACAGATGGGACGCGAGGCCTCACCGCCGCGATTATCCATTCCttgcagcaccagcaccagctgcaccaccacaaccaccattagCCCTTGTGCCACCGCGGTTCCATCAGCCACACCCGGAGGCCCCCAGCCAGTCCTCCTGCCCATTAACGGCCCGCTGCTCGTTAATCCGCTCCAGCCACAG GCGGAGATAATGGACGGGTTTTATCCGTTTGGTGAAGGCGTGCCCTGCCCGGACCAACTTTGCCCTCTGCTCGGTCGCCGTCACTACCACTGTGCTCACCCTCGTTGCCTCTATGTCACCTCACATGCCGATGTTCTGACCCTTCATGCCCACGACTTTCACGAAAACACACCCATCCCTGAAGGCTTCATCGCCATCGACCGCAATATTGACTGCCGCTCACCCAACTGTCAAAG CAATAAGGTGAATAAGCACTACCACTGCACCCGCTGCGGTTTCTCCTTCGTACGCTACCAGACCCTTGAGTCTCACGCAGAGAAGCatcaacaggaggaagaaggaggctCCTCTCACAGCCTTGGCCCTCAGTCTCCCATCTACCTGAAGAAGCCGCGTCCTGACAGTCCCATGGACACTCCCGCTGCCAGTGGGGACCCTGAGTCCCCCAACAAGGCACAAG ATTTTTCCCCTCCAGTGGTGAAGTCATCAGGGACCTTCTACCCACTGTCACCCTTTCCTGTGTCGACTCCAGCCAACATGAGACCATCATCAAACTCTCGAGGAGAAGCTGGAGCCCTTGTAACGCCCATTCCGCCATCATCACGTCCTCAGAACTCGACAACATATACGCTCCCAGTGTCCGGCAGCcttaccatcaccgccacccgCCGCTCACCCCTTCCTCCGGATATGCACTCACCCATTAGAGACCGCATGGAACAGGCTGAGTCAGAGGAACGTCCAGACCAAGAATCTGATCAGCTTCGTCCTATGAGTCAACAAGGAGACCTTTACCCGAGCCGCATCCTACCGAATCTAAACCGAGAGCAGGCACCACtggcagcagctgctgctgcagcagccgcagcagcagcagtagctcTGGGATCTGACTGGCACATTCCAGAGCGCCACCCGCAGTACGGTCCAGAATTTTCATGTGGAAGGCCTTTCTGcaaactgaagaagaaggaacattTCCATTGCCAAATTTGCAATCAGGCCTTCAGTGAATATGAAAGGTtaaaacctcatcttcttaAACACGCAACTGGCGGCCCAATGAACCCACTTGGGTTCTCCAACACGGGAGACGAAGAAGTGGAAGCTTCagcagagcaagaagaagatgGAACAAATGTTCAACCTAAAGCGGAGGTCAATGATCATCCTAGTAGTCCAAGAAGCCCAATTAATACATCAAGCTTCATGGGTACAACACCAAGCATCTCCATCAGCAGCCCAAGGCAGCTCAACAGCAATGCCATTAACAGTAGCAGCGGCCTCACTGGACCACAGACAGTACCACAGTTCCCACTCGTGTACACTCAGGCTACAAGCTTCCCTGGCCTCCCATCTCCATTCGGACCTCATTTAGGCATGGCGGGAATGTTTCCTGGTTCCTTACCACGCATGCTACCTCCAGCTGCCTGGCAGGTCCATCCAACTCTCGCTGCTATGGCCCACCAGAACCTCATGTTTCCAGGAGTTCGTCCGAACGGGGATCTGACTCACGGATCACCAGGACATGGAGGACTGTCGGGCCTGCACGGATCTGGGCCAGATCCTAACCcacttttatcctcctctcttgGAACCTCCCCACACTTGGCCATGCTGGGAAAGAGACTTGGAGCCGACGACTTCAACTCTCAAGAGGCCAAGAAGATACGATCCAACACCTCTTTACGTTTGCTCAAGGATGAGCCAGTGCCAGATGGTTATATTCGCTTCAG GTTCAACGAAGATTGTCAGTATCCCCACTGCGGGTACCGGGAGCACCAGACTCATTTCCACTGCATGAGGAAAGACTGCGGTTACTCCTTCTGCGATAAGACGCGCTTTGTGCAGCACACGGCGCGCCACGAGCGGCTAGACACCCTCATGGGGGGAGATTTCAATCAATTCCGTTCAAATGTCTCCTGCGGCCGTCCTGACTGTGTGTACGCCTCCATGATAG GGCAACAACAGAACAAGGCGTCGCATTTCCATTGCCTCAAGTGTGATTTCGTTTGCACCGACACCAACAAGGTGGTGGCGCACCGCAGGCAACACCAGAAACGTGATTCTATCAATGCTGCGGGCTTTGAGAAGTTCACACCGTCCCAGCCCTGCGGCATCCAAGGCTGCAACCACAACCAGAAACAGACCCATTACCATTGCCTCAAGTGCCAGTATTCGGTGTTAGGTCTCAGTCAGATGTCTGCACATAAATTCCGACATCTGGAATGA
- the LOC135113989 gene encoding zinc finger protein castor homolog 1-like isoform X2: MLSIHVSYRVCGEYFIKDILVIFSGKHVSEAADRPRRGTRNPEERKLLESLKNNGVGGGGGEGGGEPPTPPHTPQRENINIATSEGIAIRPPPPPLDPLQQQALQARMLGGGNFSTLLTLAALQEGKGGHGVPLPPTLDPHKNIPTTPTTSTMTPGLAGLSLGSVGPAPSQLLTGSMGVRDALAKPQIDYSRYVKPFSSALECGNLSCREHNLREHFHCLECSCKVFSKKEEMIRHFKWHKKRDESLQHGFMRYSPSDDCSDRFSNCSHNRKQTHYHCLKESCDKVYISTSDVQMHANYHRKDSAILQEGFQRFRASEDCGLPACAFSGQRTTHFHCMRSTCQYTFKNKADMVSDLNSTIYFHLCAEKHKTYHIKDEQLTKDGFKKFMKQEECPYEGCKFSRVVNHIHCIRPECNYVLHSSGQIFAHKRKHERQDHERAYRKYKLAQTMLGVPEGHPALAPLLHEALRPLGSYGGPLVNPLIGPMGGPLAGVPMCPSDQRSEDSSSPLGPCPTPSTPGTPGPMPSGLQRTPGFLMGGFPPPGLAESQHPLARLLGVTPPAAHGLFPGGSATSSASTPCSSSSGPASPVDLSLGMGAGEDRDWERWLRYIGRDDPCHPGCDLSNVEHWHCDECETVFRGRESAREHGRVHEQQTLITDEHYTMVTPADDPRPCPPDCPIQDHADHYHCNWESCGEAILAAGDKPFRRLEHFRMHDYARRLTLAAPGSGGPMGVASVTSVDAMFKRKRGRPPKNRVIEVWNDYLPVSSGHDSPQAIFTSFKLPKNSPPPHGAVGLPMGPHPMTPLGHLAQMGREASPPRLSIPCSTSTSCTTTTTISPCATAVPSATPGGPQPVLLPINGPLLVNPLQPQAEIMDGFYPFGEGVPCPDQLCPLLGRRHYHCAHPRCLYVTSHADVLTLHAHDFHENTPIPEGFIAIDRNIDCRSPNCQSNKVNKHYHCTRCGFSFVRYQTLESHAEKHQQEEEGGSSHSLGPQSPIYLKKPRPDSPMDTPAASGDPESPNKAQDFSPPVVKSSGTFYPLSPFPVSTPANMRPSSNSRGEAGALVTPIPPSSRPQNSTTYTLPVSGSLTITATRRSPLPPDMHSPIRDRMEQAESEERPDQESDQLRPMSQQGDLYPSRILPNLNREQAPLAAAAAAAAAAAAVALGSDWHIPERHPQYGPEFSCGRPFCKLKKKEHFHCQICNQAFSEYERLKPHLLKHATGGPMNPLGFSNTGDEEVEASAEQEEDGTNVQPKAEVNDHPSSPRSPINTSSFMGTTPSISISSPRQLNSNAINSSSGLTGPQTVPQFPLVYTQATSFPGLPSPFGPHLGMAGMFPGSLPRMLPPAAWQVHPTLAAMAHQNLMFPGVRPNGDLTHGSPGHGGLSGLHGSGPDPNPLLSSSLGTSPHLAMLGKRLGADDFNSQEAKKIRSNTSLRLLKDEPVPDGYIRFRFNEDCQYPHCGYREHQTHFHCMRKDCGYSFCDKTRFVQHTARHERLDTLMGGDFNQFRSNVSCGRPDCVYASMIGQQQNKASHFHCLKCDFVCTDTNKVVAHRRQHQKRDSINAAGFEKFTPSQPCGIQGCNHNQKQTHYHCLKCQYSVLGLSQMSAHKFRHLE, translated from the exons TGACTCCGGGGCTAGCGGGCCTGTCCTTGGGGTCCGTGGGGCCGGCACCCTCCCAGCTCCTCACCGGCAGCATGGGAGTGCGAGACGCCCTCGCCAAACCCCAAATCGATTATTCCCGCTATGTGAAGCCCTTCAGTTCGGCGCTTGAGTGCGGTAACCTCTCTTGCAGGGAACACAATTTAAG AGAACACTTCCATTGTCTCGAGTGCAGCTGCAAAGTGTTCagcaagaaggaggaaatgattcGACACTTCAAATGGCACAAGAAGCGGGATGAGAGCCTCCAGCACGGCTTCATGCGCTACTCTCCCTCAGACGACTGTAGTGACCGCTTCTCGAACTGCTCCCACAACCGAAAGCAAACGCATTACCACTGCCTCAAG GAGAGCTGCGACAAGGTTTACATAAGTACTTCAGACGTCCAGATGCACGCTAACTACCATCGCAAGGATTCAGCCATCTTGCAGGAGGGCTTCCAGAGGTTCCGCGCCTCTGAAGATTGCGGCCTGCCGGCGTGTGCCTTCAGCGGGCAGCGCACCACCCACTTCCATTGCATGAGGAGTACCTGCCAATACACCTTCAAAAACAAAGCTGATATGG TGAGTGACCTGAATTCAACGATCTATTTTCATCTCTGTGCAGAGAAGCATAAGACGTACCACATAAAGGATGAGCAACTCACCAAGGACGGCTTTAAAAAGTTTATGAAGCAAGAGGAATGTCCTTACGAAGGCTGCAAGTTTTCACGGGTCGTCAACCACATACACTGCATCAGACCGGAGTGTAACTACGTCCTGCACTCCTCCGGCCAGATCTTTGCCCACAAG agAAAACATGAACGCCAAGATCACGAGAGAGCTTACAGGAAATACAAGCTTGCGCAGACCATGCTTGGAGTACCTGAGGGTCATCCAGCCCTCGCTCCTCTCCTACACGAGGCACTGCGCCCTCTTGGTTCATATGGAGGACCCCTTGTCAATCCCCTTATTGGTCCTATGGGAGGCCCCTTGGCTGGTGTTCCCATGTGTCCTAGTGACCAGAGAAGTGAAGATTCCTCGTCCCCATTAGGGCCGTGTCCCACCCCCAGCACCCCTGGCACCCCTGGTCCCATGCCTTCCGGTCTTCAACGTACCCCCGGCTTCTTGATGGGGGGTTTTCCTCCACCAGGTCTTGCTGAATCCCAGCATCCGTTGGCACGCCTCTTGGGTGTTACTCCACCAGCAGCTCATGGCCTTTTCCCTGGGGGCTCTGCCACCAGCTCAGCGTCCACgccatgctcctcctcctcaggaccAGCATCTCCTGTAGACCTGAGCCTGGGAATGGGAGCTGGCGAGGACAGAGACTGGGAACGATGGCTGAGATACATCGGGAGAGACGACCCGTGTCACCCGGGCTGTGACTTATCCAACGTGGAGCACTGGCACTGTGATGAATGTGAGACAGTGTTCCGTGGCCGCGAGAGTGCACGGGAGCATGGACGAGTGCACGAGCAGCAAACACTGATCACTGATGAACATTACACCATGGTGACCCCGGCCGATGACCCTCGCCCCTGTCCCCCTGACTGCCCCATCCAGGACCACGCCGACCACTACCATTGTAACTGG gaaAGTTGTGGCGAGGCCATCCTGGCAGCAGGGGACAAACCCTTCCGCCGACTGGAGCACTTCAGGATGCACGACTACGCCCGCCGCCTCACTCTGGCAGCCCCGGGTTCAGGCGGTCCTATGGGTGTGGCCTCCGTCACTTCTGTCGACGCCATGTTCAAACGTAAACGCGGAAGACCGCCGAAGAACAGGGTGATCGAG GTGTGGAATGACTAC ctCCCGGTATCGAGTGGCCATGACTCTCCGCAAGCCATCTTTACCAGCTTTAAATTGCCTAAGaactctcctccacctcatggGGCAGTTGGATTACCTATGGGTCCACATCCCATGACGCCACTGGGACACTTAGCACAGATGGGACGCGAGGCCTCACCGCCGCGATTATCCATTCCttgcagcaccagcaccagctgcaccaccacaaccaccattagCCCTTGTGCCACCGCGGTTCCATCAGCCACACCCGGAGGCCCCCAGCCAGTCCTCCTGCCCATTAACGGCCCGCTGCTCGTTAATCCGCTCCAGCCACAG GCGGAGATAATGGACGGGTTTTATCCGTTTGGTGAAGGCGTGCCCTGCCCGGACCAACTTTGCCCTCTGCTCGGTCGCCGTCACTACCACTGTGCTCACCCTCGTTGCCTCTATGTCACCTCACATGCCGATGTTCTGACCCTTCATGCCCACGACTTTCACGAAAACACACCCATCCCTGAAGGCTTCATCGCCATCGACCGCAATATTGACTGCCGCTCACCCAACTGTCAAAG CAATAAGGTGAATAAGCACTACCACTGCACCCGCTGCGGTTTCTCCTTCGTACGCTACCAGACCCTTGAGTCTCACGCAGAGAAGCatcaacaggaggaagaaggaggctCCTCTCACAGCCTTGGCCCTCAGTCTCCCATCTACCTGAAGAAGCCGCGTCCTGACAGTCCCATGGACACTCCCGCTGCCAGTGGGGACCCTGAGTCCCCCAACAAGGCACAAG ATTTTTCCCCTCCAGTGGTGAAGTCATCAGGGACCTTCTACCCACTGTCACCCTTTCCTGTGTCGACTCCAGCCAACATGAGACCATCATCAAACTCTCGAGGAGAAGCTGGAGCCCTTGTAACGCCCATTCCGCCATCATCACGTCCTCAGAACTCGACAACATATACGCTCCCAGTGTCCGGCAGCcttaccatcaccgccacccgCCGCTCACCCCTTCCTCCGGATATGCACTCACCCATTAGAGACCGCATGGAACAGGCTGAGTCAGAGGAACGTCCAGACCAAGAATCTGATCAGCTTCGTCCTATGAGTCAACAAGGAGACCTTTACCCGAGCCGCATCCTACCGAATCTAAACCGAGAGCAGGCACCACtggcagcagctgctgctgcagcagccgcagcagcagcagtagctcTGGGATCTGACTGGCACATTCCAGAGCGCCACCCGCAGTACGGTCCAGAATTTTCATGTGGAAGGCCTTTCTGcaaactgaagaagaaggaacattTCCATTGCCAAATTTGCAATCAGGCCTTCAGTGAATATGAAAGGTtaaaacctcatcttcttaAACACGCAACTGGCGGCCCAATGAACCCACTTGGGTTCTCCAACACGGGAGACGAAGAAGTGGAAGCTTCagcagagcaagaagaagatgGAACAAATGTTCAACCTAAAGCGGAGGTCAATGATCATCCTAGTAGTCCAAGAAGCCCAATTAATACATCAAGCTTCATGGGTACAACACCAAGCATCTCCATCAGCAGCCCAAGGCAGCTCAACAGCAATGCCATTAACAGTAGCAGCGGCCTCACTGGACCACAGACAGTACCACAGTTCCCACTCGTGTACACTCAGGCTACAAGCTTCCCTGGCCTCCCATCTCCATTCGGACCTCATTTAGGCATGGCGGGAATGTTTCCTGGTTCCTTACCACGCATGCTACCTCCAGCTGCCTGGCAGGTCCATCCAACTCTCGCTGCTATGGCCCACCAGAACCTCATGTTTCCAGGAGTTCGTCCGAACGGGGATCTGACTCACGGATCACCAGGACATGGAGGACTGTCGGGCCTGCACGGATCTGGGCCAGATCCTAACCcacttttatcctcctctcttgGAACCTCCCCACACTTGGCCATGCTGGGAAAGAGACTTGGAGCCGACGACTTCAACTCTCAAGAGGCCAAGAAGATACGATCCAACACCTCTTTACGTTTGCTCAAGGATGAGCCAGTGCCAGATGGTTATATTCGCTTCAG GTTCAACGAAGATTGTCAGTATCCCCACTGCGGGTACCGGGAGCACCAGACTCATTTCCACTGCATGAGGAAAGACTGCGGTTACTCCTTCTGCGATAAGACGCGCTTTGTGCAGCACACGGCGCGCCACGAGCGGCTAGACACCCTCATGGGGGGAGATTTCAATCAATTCCGTTCAAATGTCTCCTGCGGCCGTCCTGACTGTGTGTACGCCTCCATGATAG GGCAACAACAGAACAAGGCGTCGCATTTCCATTGCCTCAAGTGTGATTTCGTTTGCACCGACACCAACAAGGTGGTGGCGCACCGCAGGCAACACCAGAAACGTGATTCTATCAATGCTGCGGGCTTTGAGAAGTTCACACCGTCCCAGCCCTGCGGCATCCAAGGCTGCAACCACAACCAGAAACAGACCCATTACCATTGCCTCAAGTGCCAGTATTCGGTGTTAGGTCTCAGTCAGATGTCTGCACATAAATTCCGACATCTGGAATGA